The Streptomyces seoulensis genome contains a region encoding:
- a CDS encoding arsenic transporter, with product MNTPLAEALSAVLLVAVLAWAVVRPFGWTEAVLAVPAAGIAVLTGAISLDHARDEVARLGPVVGFLAAVLVLAHFCDVEGLFRACGAWMARWSRGRPVRLLTAVFALASVITAVLSLDATIVLLTPVVFATAARSGVRPKPHVYACTHLSNTASLLLPVSNLTNLLAFAASGLSFTRFAALMTLPWLAAIGVEYLVFRRFFARDLSAAAPVSRDTGEEPPLPLFALVTVGCTLAGFVVASAFGVDPAWAAAAGALVLAGRAVVRRQATPLSVVRAAAPPFLAFVLALGVVVRAVVDNGLSDVLGHLLPSGGGLPALLGIAALAAVLANLINNLPAVLVLLPLAAPGGAGAVLAVLLGVNIGPNLTYAGSLATLLWRRIVHQHDEGVGLGEFTRLGLIAVPSALAVSVVALWGALHIL from the coding sequence CTGAACACCCCGCTCGCCGAGGCCCTGTCGGCCGTCCTGCTCGTCGCCGTGCTCGCCTGGGCGGTCGTACGGCCCTTCGGATGGACGGAGGCGGTGCTCGCGGTGCCCGCCGCCGGCATCGCCGTCCTCACCGGCGCCATCTCCCTGGACCACGCCCGCGACGAGGTGGCCCGGCTGGGCCCGGTGGTCGGGTTCCTGGCGGCGGTGCTGGTGCTGGCCCACTTCTGCGACGTGGAGGGACTGTTCCGGGCGTGCGGGGCGTGGATGGCCCGCTGGTCGCGGGGGCGGCCGGTACGGCTGCTGACCGCGGTGTTCGCGCTGGCCTCGGTGATCACGGCCGTACTGAGCCTGGACGCGACGATCGTGCTGCTGACGCCGGTGGTGTTCGCCACGGCGGCCCGCTCCGGCGTGCGCCCGAAGCCGCATGTCTACGCGTGCACGCATCTGTCGAACACGGCGTCACTGCTGCTGCCGGTGTCCAATCTGACGAACCTGCTGGCCTTCGCGGCGAGCGGACTGTCCTTCACCCGGTTCGCGGCGCTGATGACACTGCCGTGGCTGGCCGCGATCGGTGTCGAGTACCTGGTGTTCCGGCGCTTCTTCGCCCGCGACCTGTCGGCGGCGGCGCCCGTCTCGCGGGACACCGGGGAGGAGCCGCCGCTGCCGCTGTTCGCGCTGGTCACCGTGGGCTGCACGCTCGCCGGGTTCGTGGTGGCGTCGGCGTTCGGCGTCGATCCGGCGTGGGCGGCGGCCGCGGGTGCGCTGGTGCTGGCCGGGCGGGCCGTGGTGCGGCGGCAGGCGACCCCGCTGTCCGTGGTGCGGGCGGCCGCGCCGCCGTTCCTGGCCTTCGTACTGGCGCTGGGCGTGGTGGTGCGGGCGGTCGTGGACAACGGTCTCTCCGACGTGCTCGGGCATCTGCTGCCGTCCGGGGGCGGGCTGCCCGCGCTGCTGGGCATCGCCGCGCTGGCCGCCGTGCTGGCCAACCTGATCAACAACCTGCCCGCCGTGCTGGTGCTGCTGCCGCTGGCCGCACCGGGTGGCGCGGGCGCGGTGCTGGCGGTGCTGCTGGGCGTGAACATCGGCCCGAACCTGACGTACGCCGGTTCGCTCGCCACCCTGCTGTGGCGGCGGATCGTGCACCAGCACGACGAGGGGGTCGGGCTCGGGGAGTTCACCCGGCTGGGTCTGATCGCCGTGCCCTCGGCGCTGGCGGTGTCGGTGGTGGCACTGTGGGGGGCACTGCACATTCTCTGA
- a CDS encoding serine/threonine-protein kinase, with amino-acid sequence MHPPERIGRYRLQQRLGSGAFATVWLAHDDELDASVAVKVLADNWSHRLDVRERFLSEARLLRRAGSSRVVQVYDIGELDDGRPYFVMEYADGGTLADSSAAGPLPVAEALELTSLAARGAAALHEAGIVHRDIKPSNLLLRTAPDGGRRLLLADLGLAKSLAQASALTLAAGSAGYQPPEQAEPGAGIDERADVYSLGAVGYELLTGTVPGPPGRVVPPSRLRPGLDADVERAVLRALEPDRERRWPGARAFADELDRLAAGTGRARWSGPVRGRRAVLAGAAAVALVAAGAAVALVPHRPAGGGAEAARVRDASGRITVEVPAGWNRELRDSGWDPRALGLPGGREPGLVVADDVSRWSDLGAPVNGVFVGVGEGDLTGRVAALAHSGCRGADRHAFTGSGWRGTVRVWSGCAGGGSVTESALRPSGGAGGPQVYVQVRQHGDADATDGILRSLRVT; translated from the coding sequence ATGCACCCCCCGGAGCGGATCGGCCGGTATCGCCTTCAACAGCGCCTGGGCAGCGGGGCGTTCGCCACGGTGTGGCTCGCCCACGACGACGAACTGGACGCGTCGGTCGCGGTCAAGGTCCTCGCCGACAACTGGTCCCACCGGCTGGATGTGCGCGAGCGATTCCTGTCCGAGGCGCGGCTGCTGCGCCGGGCCGGTTCCAGCCGGGTCGTGCAGGTCTACGACATCGGCGAACTGGACGACGGCAGGCCGTACTTCGTCATGGAGTACGCCGACGGCGGCACCCTCGCCGACTCGTCGGCCGCCGGGCCGTTGCCGGTGGCCGAGGCGCTGGAGCTGACGTCGCTGGCCGCGCGGGGCGCCGCCGCGCTGCACGAGGCCGGGATCGTGCACCGGGACATCAAGCCGAGCAACCTCCTGCTGCGCACCGCCCCGGACGGCGGGCGCCGGCTGCTGCTGGCCGACCTGGGGCTGGCCAAGAGCCTCGCGCAGGCGTCGGCGCTGACGCTCGCTGCGGGTTCGGCGGGCTACCAGCCCCCGGAGCAGGCCGAGCCGGGCGCGGGCATCGACGAGCGGGCCGACGTCTACAGCCTGGGCGCGGTCGGCTACGAGCTGCTCACCGGGACCGTGCCGGGCCCGCCGGGCCGGGTCGTCCCGCCCTCCCGGCTGCGGCCGGGGCTGGACGCGGACGTGGAGCGGGCGGTGCTGCGGGCACTGGAGCCGGACCGGGAGCGGCGCTGGCCGGGCGCGCGGGCCTTTGCGGACGAGCTGGACCGGCTGGCGGCGGGCACCGGCCGGGCCCGCTGGTCCGGCCCGGTGCGGGGCAGACGCGCGGTGCTCGCCGGGGCGGCCGCGGTCGCGCTGGTGGCCGCCGGAGCCGCGGTGGCGCTGGTACCGCACCGGCCCGCCGGGGGCGGCGCGGAGGCGGCCCGGGTCCGGGACGCCTCCGGCCGGATCACCGTCGAGGTGCCCGCCGGGTGGAACCGGGAGCTGCGCGACTCCGGCTGGGACCCGAGGGCCCTCGGGCTGCCGGGCGGGCGCGAACCGGGGCTGGTGGTCGCCGACGACGTGTCCCGCTGGTCCGACCTCGGCGCGCCGGTGAACGGCGTCTTCGTGGGCGTCGGCGAGGGCGACCTCACCGGCCGGGTGGCCGCGCTCGCGCACTCCGGGTGCCGTGGCGCGGACCGGCACGCGTTCACGGGGTCCGGCTGGCGGGGCACGGTGCGGGTGTGGAGCGGCTGCGCGGGCGGCGGCTCGGTCACCGAGTCCGCGCTGCGCCCCTCGGGCGGCGCGGGCGGCCCGCAGGTGTACGTACAGGTGCGTCAGCACGGCGACGCGGACGCCACCGACGGCATACTCCGCTCGCTGCGGGTCACCTGA
- a CDS encoding glycosyltransferase family 2 protein, with product MHHPRVSVIVPAYNAMPELTECITSAMEQTIGLDALEIIAVNDGSTDGTGKELDRLAALCPSLRVIHQENSGTAAVPRNVALDVARGDYVFFLDSDDYLGPDALRRMVAMADENKTDIVLGKMVSVGGRAVPTAVFKNTQPRTDIFSSAAYRTLGCWKLFRRSLLERLNLRFPPFRNTEDKPFTAAAYLNADGISVVADYDCYYQRNRANGNNLTLTAQNLSHRMEGTRLCFETVARYLEPGPRRDQIMRRHVEWELCGPLWWLLLRESEEDIRERFYPEIRDWVEKWVTDPVIAKLVPRDRLLLHLLRADRFDDVMTAIRNADADAERGHVVDGGRVYWAHPFFRDTAVGVPDSAFDVTGRLPVRHRLDSASWQEGGVLRLTGHAYIENVASLDAATELVLRRHDADDQEIRVPARVHAAAGLPDDELHADAGFVADIAVPTAAAGAALGRGRWNLFLDVRAQGVSRTVRLKSPESGPAPAQTTVTTEAGTPTTVTPYVTKWGNLSLDIGQEIPRDDTPGRVTGTSWHRSRKGTLVVTGELDGEGAEDVRTLRLRAENAAGHRREAPASLIRSGGAFTAELPVKGLRPGRWTVTLSLSGSSPVAAVPYLTGLGRSRWFHIARPFSAGPVKKASETTLVLEVRAVNVPGAVRQKLRSVVRKVRV from the coding sequence ATGCATCACCCCCGCGTCAGCGTGATCGTCCCCGCCTACAACGCCATGCCCGAGCTCACCGAGTGCATCACCTCGGCGATGGAGCAGACCATCGGCCTGGACGCGCTCGAGATCATCGCGGTGAACGACGGATCGACAGACGGAACCGGCAAGGAGCTCGACCGGCTCGCCGCGCTGTGCCCCTCCCTGCGCGTCATCCACCAGGAGAACTCGGGCACCGCCGCCGTCCCGCGCAACGTCGCCCTGGACGTCGCCCGCGGTGACTACGTCTTCTTCCTCGACTCCGACGACTACCTGGGCCCCGACGCGCTGCGCCGCATGGTGGCCATGGCCGACGAGAACAAGACCGACATCGTGCTCGGCAAGATGGTGTCGGTCGGCGGCCGGGCGGTACCCACCGCGGTCTTCAAGAACACCCAGCCCCGTACGGACATCTTCTCCTCGGCCGCCTACCGGACCCTCGGCTGCTGGAAGCTGTTCCGCCGCTCGCTGCTGGAGCGGCTGAACCTGCGCTTCCCCCCGTTCCGCAACACCGAGGACAAGCCGTTCACCGCCGCCGCGTACCTCAACGCGGACGGCATATCCGTCGTCGCGGACTACGACTGCTACTACCAGCGCAATCGCGCGAACGGCAACAACCTCACCCTCACCGCGCAGAACCTGAGCCACCGCATGGAGGGCACACGGCTGTGCTTCGAGACGGTGGCCCGCTATCTGGAGCCGGGCCCGCGGCGCGACCAGATCATGCGCCGGCACGTCGAGTGGGAGCTGTGCGGCCCGCTGTGGTGGCTGCTGCTCCGGGAGAGCGAGGAGGACATCCGCGAGCGCTTCTACCCGGAGATCCGCGACTGGGTGGAGAAGTGGGTCACCGACCCGGTCATCGCCAAGCTCGTCCCCCGTGACCGACTGCTGCTGCACCTGCTGCGGGCCGACCGGTTCGACGACGTGATGACGGCCATCCGCAATGCCGACGCGGACGCCGAGCGGGGTCACGTCGTCGACGGGGGCCGGGTCTACTGGGCGCATCCGTTCTTCCGTGACACGGCGGTGGGCGTCCCGGACAGCGCCTTCGACGTCACCGGCCGCCTTCCCGTGCGCCACCGGCTCGACTCGGCGTCCTGGCAGGAGGGCGGGGTGCTGCGCCTGACCGGCCACGCCTACATCGAGAACGTCGCCTCCCTGGACGCGGCCACCGAGCTGGTGCTGCGCCGCCACGACGCGGACGACCAGGAGATCCGCGTCCCGGCGCGGGTGCACGCCGCCGCCGGGCTCCCGGACGACGAACTCCACGCGGACGCCGGCTTCGTCGCGGACATCGCCGTGCCCACGGCGGCGGCGGGCGCGGCACTGGGCCGTGGCCGGTGGAACCTCTTCCTCGACGTACGGGCCCAGGGGGTCAGCCGCACGGTCCGGCTGAAGTCCCCCGAATCCGGGCCGGCCCCCGCGCAGACGACCGTGACGACGGAGGCGGGCACCCCCACGACCGTCACCCCGTACGTGACGAAGTGGGGGAACCTCTCCCTCGACATCGGTCAGGAGATACCGCGCGACGACACCCCGGGCCGGGTGACCGGGACGTCCTGGCACAGATCGCGCAAGGGCACGCTGGTGGTGACGGGCGAGCTCGACGGCGAGGGCGCCGAGGACGTCCGGACGCTGCGCCTGCGCGCGGAGAACGCCGCGGGCCACCGCCGCGAGGCTCCGGCGTCGCTCATCCGGTCCGGCGGCGCGTTCACTGCGGAGCTCCCGGTCAAGGGCCTGCGCCCGGGCCGCTGGACGGTGACGCTGTCCCTGTCCGGCTCCTCCCCCGTCGCCGCCGTCCCCTACCTCACCGGCCTCGGCCGCAGCCGCTGGTTCCACATCGCCCGCCCCTTCTCCGCCGGTCCGGTGAAGAAGGCGTCGGAGACGACCCTGGTGCTGGAGGTCCGCGCGGTGAACGTGCCGGGGGCGGTACGGCAGAAGCTGCGGAGCGTGGTGCGGAAGGTGCGCGTGTAG
- a CDS encoding endo alpha-1,4 polygalactosaminidase: MRLKAGVALLVLALTGCGTGEPAPKAPRLPPRHAGFDYQIGGAYSPPAGVRVVTRDRADSPAPGLYNVCYVNAFQAQPQERADWPADLLLRDRAGRVVIDEDWDEPLLDIGTPAKRERVARRVNRWIDGCAEKGYDAVEPDNYDSYTRSRHLLTPADATAFMRLLTRHAHARHLAVGQKNTPELAGRRERAGLDFAVAEECGQYDECEVYARAYDDRVLDIEYTDSGLRKASARWGSRLSIVRRDLDVSTPDDEGYVRRTG; the protein is encoded by the coding sequence GTGCGCCTGAAGGCCGGTGTCGCCCTGCTCGTCCTCGCCCTCACCGGCTGCGGCACCGGGGAACCGGCACCGAAGGCCCCGCGCCTCCCTCCCCGGCACGCGGGGTTCGACTACCAGATCGGCGGCGCCTACTCCCCGCCCGCCGGGGTCCGCGTCGTCACCCGTGACCGCGCCGACTCCCCCGCACCGGGCCTGTACAACGTCTGCTACGTCAACGCCTTCCAGGCCCAGCCGCAGGAACGCGCCGACTGGCCTGCCGACCTGCTGCTGCGCGACCGCGCGGGCCGGGTCGTCATCGACGAGGACTGGGACGAACCGCTGCTCGACATCGGCACCCCGGCCAAGCGGGAACGGGTGGCCCGGCGGGTGAACCGCTGGATCGACGGCTGCGCGGAGAAGGGCTACGACGCCGTCGAGCCCGACAACTACGACAGTTACACCCGCTCCCGGCACCTGCTCACCCCCGCCGACGCGACCGCGTTCATGCGTCTGCTCACCCGGCACGCGCACGCCCGGCACCTGGCCGTCGGCCAGAAGAACACCCCGGAGCTGGCCGGTCGGCGAGAGCGCGCCGGGCTGGACTTCGCGGTGGCCGAGGAGTGCGGGCAGTACGACGAGTGCGAGGTGTACGCCCGCGCCTACGACGACCGGGTGCTCGACATCGAGTACACCGACTCGGGTCTGCGCAAGGCGTCGGCCCGCTGGGGCTCGCGGCTGAGCATCGTCCGCCGCGACCTGGACGTCTCCACACCGGACGACGAGGGGTACGTGCGCCGGACGGGCTGA
- a CDS encoding cytochrome P450 — protein MTELTDTTGPAKAADPVAFPQDRTCPYHPPTGYGPLREGRPVSRVTLYDGREVWAVTGHAAARALLADARLSSDRCRPEFPIPTARFAGVRDRRVALLGLDDPEHQIQRRMMIPSFTVRRAAALRPTIQRIVDDLLDAMIEQGPTAELVSAFALPVPSMVICGLLGVPYADHEFFEAQSRKLLRGPTADDSQNARKELETYLGGLIDAKAAHPEPGEGVLDDLVHEQLRAGALDRAELVSLAVILLVAGHETTANMISLGTYTLLQHPDRLAELRADPTLLPSAVEELMRMLSIADGLVRVAVDDIEIDGITIRAGDGVMFSTSVINRDDSVYADPDALDFNRSARHHVAFGFGIHQCLGQNLARAELEIALGTLLARLPGLRLAVPAEEIPFKPGDTIQGMLELPVTW, from the coding sequence ATGACGGAACTTACGGACACCACCGGCCCGGCGAAGGCGGCCGATCCCGTCGCCTTCCCGCAGGACCGCACCTGTCCCTACCACCCGCCCACCGGGTACGGCCCGCTGCGCGAGGGGCGGCCGGTCTCCCGCGTCACCCTGTACGACGGCCGGGAGGTCTGGGCCGTCACCGGCCACGCCGCGGCCCGCGCGCTGCTCGCCGACGCCAGGCTCTCCAGCGACCGCTGCCGCCCCGAGTTCCCGATCCCCACCGCCCGGTTCGCGGGCGTACGGGACCGCCGGGTCGCCCTGCTGGGCCTGGACGACCCCGAGCACCAGATCCAGCGGCGGATGATGATCCCGTCGTTCACGGTCAGGCGCGCCGCCGCGCTGCGTCCCACCATCCAGCGAATCGTCGACGACCTTCTCGACGCCATGATCGAGCAGGGCCCGACGGCCGAGCTGGTGTCCGCGTTCGCGCTGCCCGTGCCGTCCATGGTGATCTGCGGCCTGCTCGGGGTGCCGTACGCCGACCACGAGTTCTTCGAGGCGCAGTCCCGCAAGCTGCTGCGCGGGCCGACTGCGGACGACAGCCAGAACGCCCGCAAGGAGCTGGAGACCTACCTCGGCGGACTCATCGACGCCAAGGCCGCCCACCCCGAGCCGGGCGAAGGGGTGCTGGACGACCTGGTCCACGAACAGCTCCGCGCGGGCGCGCTGGACCGGGCCGAACTCGTCTCGCTCGCCGTCATCCTGCTGGTCGCCGGGCACGAGACCACCGCCAACATGATCTCGCTCGGCACCTACACCCTGCTCCAGCACCCCGACCGGCTGGCCGAGCTGCGCGCCGACCCCACGCTCCTGCCGAGTGCCGTGGAGGAGCTGATGCGCATGCTCTCCATCGCGGACGGCCTGGTCCGCGTGGCGGTCGACGACATCGAGATCGACGGCATCACCATCCGCGCCGGGGACGGCGTGATGTTCTCCACCTCGGTGATCAACCGCGACGACTCCGTCTACGCGGACCCCGACGCCCTCGACTTCAACCGCTCCGCCCGCCATCACGTCGCCTTCGGCTTCGGCATCCACCAGTGCCTGGGCCAGAACCTGGCGCGCGCGGAGCTGGAGATCGCCCTCGGCACCCTGCTCGCCCGGCTGCCCGGGCTGCGCCTCGCGGTACCGGCCGAGGAGATCCCGTTCAAGCCCGGCGACACGATCCAGGGGATGCTGGAACTCCCCGTGACCTGGTAA
- a CDS encoding ricin-type beta-trefoil lectin domain protein yields the protein MKGEGPSNSPDSARPFGISDGELSAELMKWTGTAAGPHPVGELLDRHWAAAFAYARLCTDGPRAAGMLTTAAFTRLFGESLRQAGPSAAWRPRLLVTVRRIAAEWDGDGRQELLHPALRPDQAGAGRAAARLLPAPGRRLLASAFQRLPQPSRAVLWHAEVEGDPLAVPAALLGLDEESTHVELGRARDRLREECLQSHRELAPDAECGRYLRMLDVTFRRGGGLAMDPDLRGHLDACGHCARTADQLARFNDGLGLALAEAVLGWGAAAYLDSRASRADDTAPPPVPAPPLPSGGEDFAPPAAPAAENGTPGGRTAHRALRRTRRRNLTLAVTTVSALVALPLVLWSVLGSDGGPATAHGATPSPSRDTASKPAPQPSWAGADGNRPTVRGRLHNVASGRCVGIVGQKAVEGAETELVTCSSAPGQRWRYEADGRLRSDAEPALCLDSRLGYSVRLAPCSVTGGDGRFIRYDFTLQGTLVPRWDQNLALTPAATDGSGALVLKNRAETALQRWVVDTARNDPQMEIVNWDEGAATKAPARSASARPAPGEPSHSAGPTPTPTATATPTAAATPGERDDDTCSSYRDRCGRDDDERRYGGGYGGGYGGRHR from the coding sequence GTGAAGGGCGAAGGACCGTCGAATTCCCCGGATTCCGCGAGGCCGTTCGGTATCTCCGACGGTGAACTCAGCGCGGAACTCATGAAGTGGACGGGAACGGCGGCCGGGCCCCATCCCGTGGGCGAACTCCTCGACCGCCACTGGGCCGCGGCCTTCGCCTACGCCCGGCTGTGCACCGACGGACCGCGCGCCGCGGGCATGCTGACCACGGCCGCGTTCACCCGGCTGTTCGGCGAGTCGCTGCGCCAGGCCGGGCCGTCCGCCGCCTGGCGTCCCCGGCTCCTGGTCACCGTGCGGCGTATCGCCGCCGAATGGGACGGCGACGGCCGCCAGGAACTCCTGCACCCCGCGCTGCGGCCCGACCAGGCCGGCGCCGGACGCGCCGCCGCCCGGCTGCTCCCCGCCCCCGGCAGGCGGCTGCTGGCCAGCGCCTTCCAGCGGCTGCCCCAGCCCTCGCGCGCGGTGCTCTGGCACGCCGAGGTCGAGGGCGACCCGCTCGCCGTGCCCGCCGCGCTGCTGGGCCTGGACGAGGAGAGCACACACGTCGAACTCGGCCGCGCCAGGGACCGGTTGCGCGAGGAGTGCCTGCAGAGCCACCGCGAGCTGGCGCCGGACGCCGAGTGCGGGCGCTACCTGCGGATGCTGGACGTCACCTTCCGGCGCGGCGGCGGACTCGCCATGGACCCGGACCTGCGCGGCCATCTCGACGCCTGCGGCCACTGCGCCCGCACCGCCGACCAGCTCGCCCGCTTCAACGACGGGCTCGGCCTCGCGCTCGCCGAAGCCGTGCTCGGCTGGGGCGCCGCCGCCTACCTCGACTCGCGCGCCTCCCGCGCCGACGACACCGCCCCGCCGCCCGTCCCGGCCCCGCCCCTGCCCTCAGGCGGCGAGGACTTCGCACCCCCGGCCGCCCCGGCCGCGGAGAACGGGACTCCAGGCGGCCGTACCGCCCACCGCGCTCTCCGGCGCACCCGCCGCCGCAACCTCACGCTGGCCGTCACCACCGTCAGCGCCCTCGTCGCGCTGCCCCTCGTGCTGTGGTCCGTGCTCGGGTCCGACGGCGGTCCCGCCACCGCCCACGGCGCCACCCCCTCCCCGTCACGGGACACCGCCTCCAAGCCCGCACCGCAGCCGTCCTGGGCCGGCGCGGACGGCAACCGGCCCACCGTGCGCGGCCGGCTGCACAACGTGGCCTCCGGGCGCTGCGTCGGCATCGTGGGGCAGAAGGCCGTCGAGGGCGCCGAGACCGAACTCGTCACCTGTTCCTCGGCGCCGGGCCAGCGCTGGCGGTACGAGGCGGACGGACGGCTGCGCAGCGATGCCGAGCCCGCCCTCTGCCTGGACTCCCGCCTCGGCTACTCGGTCCGGCTCGCCCCCTGTTCGGTCACGGGCGGCGACGGCCGCTTCATCCGCTACGACTTCACCCTCCAGGGCACGCTCGTGCCCCGCTGGGACCAGAACCTCGCCCTCACCCCGGCCGCCACGGACGGCTCCGGGGCGCTGGTCCTGAAGAACCGTGCCGAGACCGCCCTCCAGCGCTGGGTCGTGGACACCGCTCGCAACGACCCCCAGATGGAGATCGTCAACTGGGACGAGGGAGCGGCCACGAAGGCCCCCGCCCGCAGTGCCTCCGCCAGGCCGGCCCCCGGCGAGCCCTCACACTCCGCCGGCCCCACGCCCACACCCACCGCCACCGCCACGCCCACCGCCGCTGCGACACCCGGCGAGCGGGACGACGACACCTGCTCCTCCTACCGGGACCGCTGCGGCCGGGACGACGACGAGCGCCGGTACGGAGGCGGCTACGGGGGCGGTTACGGGGGCCGCCACCGCTGA
- a CDS encoding DUF4232 domain-containing protein yields MATSSPARRRGTLLVGTAAVLGLLTACGNGDVGAAPAKTVSGSAAPATEPSDAGEPTGSPAASDTPSPVTQSGGTTPPSSAPGTATKTVAPDSAKSTRCHTSELRAAVGRNDPGAGQENFPVVLTNKSSRTCTLRGYPGAAFVNASGTQLGRDPERTSGSPVTVTLRPGQSAWAGLTFSNPQVSGAKSAKPASLVITPPDERDPLKVTWTGGPVPVSGNASSVRLTVFAAGSGG; encoded by the coding sequence ATGGCGACTTCATCCCCGGCCAGGCGGCGCGGGACCCTGCTCGTGGGCACCGCCGCCGTACTGGGCCTCCTGACCGCCTGCGGCAACGGCGACGTGGGCGCGGCACCGGCGAAGACGGTGTCCGGCTCGGCGGCGCCCGCGACCGAACCCTCCGACGCGGGGGAGCCCACCGGCTCCCCCGCCGCCTCCGACACCCCCTCCCCGGTCACCCAGAGCGGTGGCACCACGCCCCCCAGCTCCGCGCCGGGCACGGCGACGAAGACCGTCGCGCCCGACAGCGCCAAGAGCACCCGCTGCCACACCTCCGAACTGCGCGCCGCCGTTGGCCGCAACGATCCCGGCGCCGGGCAGGAGAACTTCCCGGTGGTGCTCACCAACAAGTCGTCCCGCACCTGCACCCTGCGCGGCTATCCGGGCGCGGCCTTCGTGAACGCCTCCGGCACCCAGCTCGGCCGCGACCCCGAGCGCACCTCCGGCTCCCCGGTGACCGTGACGCTCCGGCCCGGCCAGAGCGCGTGGGCCGGGCTGACCTTCTCCAACCCCCAGGTCAGCGGCGCGAAGTCGGCGAAGCCGGCCTCGCTGGTGATCACCCCACCGGACGAGCGGGACCCGCTGAAGGTGACGTGGACGGGCGGCCCGGTGCCGGTCTCCGGGAACGCCTCCTCGGTCCGGCTGACGGTGTTCGCCGCCGGTTCGGGCGGCTGA
- a CDS encoding flavoprotein, whose product MTEPAGKPFLLVVVCAAGIASGVGTLIAAAQERGWEVGVIATPAAMNGFFDAAGAESRTGRPVRSAWRSPADPRPFPQPDAVVVAPATFNTVNKWAAGIADTLAVGTLCEALGLGVPIAVLPSVGEALAAHPAYQESLTRLRGLGVRFGEGRVPGGFAWTRGLELLERP is encoded by the coding sequence GTGACCGAACCCGCCGGGAAGCCCTTTCTCCTCGTCGTCGTCTGCGCGGCCGGCATCGCCTCCGGCGTCGGCACGCTGATCGCCGCGGCCCAGGAGCGGGGCTGGGAGGTGGGCGTGATCGCCACCCCGGCGGCGATGAACGGCTTCTTCGACGCGGCCGGCGCCGAGTCCCGCACGGGCCGCCCGGTCCGCTCCGCCTGGCGTTCCCCGGCCGACCCGCGCCCCTTCCCGCAGCCGGACGCGGTCGTGGTGGCCCCGGCGACCTTCAACACGGTCAACAAGTGGGCCGCGGGCATCGCGGACACCCTGGCCGTCGGCACGCTGTGCGAGGCCCTCGGGCTGGGCGTGCCGATCGCGGTGCTGCCCAGCGTGGGCGAGGCACTGGCCGCCCACCCCGCCTACCAGGAGAGCCTGACCCGGCTGCGTGGTCTGGGCGTGCGCTTCGGCGAGGGGCGGGTGCCGGGCGGGTTCGCGTGGACGCGCGGGCTGGAACTGCTGGAACGCCCTTGA
- a CDS encoding ferredoxin, whose translation MHTDIEIDKDLCIGAGQCTLAAPSVFTQDDDGYSALLPGSEDGAGSPMLREAARACPVGAITVTES comes from the coding sequence ATGCACACCGACATCGAGATCGACAAGGACCTCTGCATCGGAGCGGGCCAGTGCACACTGGCCGCGCCGAGCGTCTTCACCCAGGACGACGACGGGTACAGCGCGCTGCTGCCCGGCAGCGAGGACGGCGCGGGCAGCCCCATGCTGCGCGAGGCGGCCCGCGCCTGCCCGGTCGGCGCGATCACCGTCACCGAGAGCTGA
- a CDS encoding universal stress protein: MRAVVWLVEGTWPACVDAVRVHAPHAREVVLLHVTGPEVPGVAHGAFAGLMGRGRAWGQGPAEGWEADPGDRLEALGDGSAAELLDAAAERLGRPCVREERSGRPEHEVVAAAEGAGLLVLARDGDRSRLGPHSLGPAARFTVDHAPCPVLLVWPEQAPGLGTIPPPPHHH; encoded by the coding sequence ATGCGTGCGGTCGTCTGGCTCGTCGAGGGCACCTGGCCCGCCTGTGTGGACGCCGTGCGGGTGCACGCCCCGCACGCCCGTGAGGTGGTGCTGCTCCATGTGACGGGGCCCGAGGTGCCCGGTGTGGCGCACGGCGCGTTCGCGGGGCTGATGGGGCGGGGACGGGCCTGGGGGCAGGGTCCGGCGGAGGGCTGGGAGGCCGACCCGGGGGACCGTCTGGAGGCCCTGGGCGACGGCTCGGCGGCGGAGCTGCTGGACGCGGCCGCCGAACGCCTGGGCCGTCCGTGCGTACGCGAGGAGCGGTCGGGGCGTCCGGAACACGAGGTGGTCGCGGCGGCCGAGGGCGCGGGCCTGCTGGTGCTGGCCCGCGACGGCGACCGCTCCCGGCTCGGCCCGCACAGCCTGGGCCCGGCGGCCCGCTTCACGGTCGACCACGCCCCGTGCCCGGTTCTGCTGGTCTGGCCCGAACAGGCTCCCGGCCTGGGCACGATCCCGCCACCGCCGCACCACCACTGA